A stretch of the Thermus thermophilus genome encodes the following:
- a CDS encoding 4a-hydroxytetrahydrobiopterin dehydratase: MDWEERENPKRLVKTFAFPNFREALDFANRVGELAERKNHHPRLTVEWGRVTVEWWTHSAGGVTEKDREMARLTDALLQR, encoded by the coding sequence ATGGACTGGGAGGAGCGGGAAAACCCCAAGCGGCTCGTCAAGACCTTCGCCTTCCCCAACTTCCGGGAGGCCCTGGACTTCGCCAACCGGGTGGGGGAGCTCGCCGAACGGAAAAACCACCACCCCCGCCTCACCGTGGAGTGGGGCCGGGTGACGGTGGAGTGGTGGACCCACTCCGCAGGCGGGGTCACGGAGAAGGACCGGGAGATGGCGAGGCTCACCGACGCCCTTCTCCAGCGGTAA
- a CDS encoding acyl-CoA thioesterase — translation MEARTLELVFPEHTNPLGAAFGGFVLGLMDKVGSYAAARRAKRPVVTVAVGGVEFKVPIRTGDLLEVVARVVRVGRTSLTVEVEVYKERFGEGNGRVLATQGVLTYVAVNENGEPVPVEAHAGTD, via the coding sequence ATGGAGGCGCGGACCCTAGAGCTCGTCTTCCCCGAGCACACCAACCCCTTGGGGGCCGCCTTCGGCGGCTTCGTCCTCGGGCTCATGGACAAGGTGGGCTCCTACGCCGCCGCCCGCCGGGCCAAGCGCCCCGTGGTGACCGTGGCGGTGGGGGGCGTGGAGTTCAAGGTGCCCATCCGCACCGGGGACCTCCTGGAGGTGGTGGCCCGGGTGGTGCGGGTGGGCCGGACCTCCCTCACCGTGGAGGTGGAGGTCTACAAGGAGCGCTTCGGTGAGGGGAACGGAAGGGTCCTGGCCACCCAGGGGGTCCTCACCTACGTGGCGGTGAACGAGAACGGGGAGCCGGTCCCGGTGGAGGCCCATGCGGGTACTGATTGA
- a CDS encoding DCC1-like thiol-disulfide oxidoreductase family protein — MRVLIDGACPYCRALGRTLKALDLGGTLQVVPLQEASGLDPKALLEELHVLEGDRTHRGYAALLALARRLPLLWPLYPLLLLLVPFGAGERLYRFLAQRRPRARASRGGDHP, encoded by the coding sequence ATGCGGGTACTGATTGACGGCGCTTGCCCCTACTGCCGCGCCCTGGGGCGGACCCTCAAGGCCCTGGACCTTGGGGGCACCCTCCAGGTGGTGCCCTTACAAGAGGCCTCCGGCCTGGACCCGAAGGCGCTTCTGGAGGAGCTTCACGTCCTGGAAGGGGACCGGACCCACCGGGGCTACGCCGCCCTCCTCGCCCTGGCCCGGCGGCTTCCCCTCCTCTGGCCCCTCTACCCCCTTCTCCTCCTCCTCGTCCCCTTTGGGGCGGGCGAGCGGCTCTACCGCTTCTTGGCCCAAAGGAGGCCCCGTGCCCGAGCTTCCCGAGGTGGAGACCACCCGTAG
- a CDS encoding DNA-formamidopyrimidine glycosylase, with translation MPELPEVETTRRRLRPLVLGQTLRQVAHHDPARYRNTALAEGRRVLEVDRRGKFLLFALEGEVELVVHLGMTGGFRLEPTPHTRAALVLEDRTLYFHDPRRFGRLFGVRRGDYREIPLLLRLGPEPLSEAFTFPGFFRGLKGSARPLKALLLDQRLAAGVGNIYADEALFRARLSPFRPARSLTEEEARRLYWALREVLAEAVELGGSTLSDQSYRQPDGLPGGFQTRHAVYGREGLPCPACGRPVERRVVAGRGTHFCPTCQGEGP, from the coding sequence GTGCCCGAGCTTCCCGAGGTGGAGACCACCCGTAGGCGGCTGCGCCCCCTGGTCCTGGGCCAGACCCTTAGGCAGGTGGCCCACCACGACCCCGCCCGCTACCGGAACACGGCCCTGGCGGAGGGGAGGCGGGTCCTGGAGGTGGACCGCCGGGGGAAGTTCCTCCTCTTCGCCCTCGAGGGCGAGGTGGAGCTCGTGGTCCACCTGGGGATGACGGGGGGGTTCCGGCTGGAGCCCACGCCCCACACCCGGGCGGCCCTGGTCCTCGAGGACCGGACCCTCTACTTCCACGACCCCCGGCGCTTCGGGCGCCTCTTTGGGGTGCGGCGCGGGGACTACCGGGAGATCCCCCTCCTCCTCCGCCTCGGCCCCGAGCCCCTTTCGGAGGCCTTCACCTTTCCCGGGTTCTTCCGGGGGCTGAAGGGGAGCGCGAGGCCCCTCAAGGCCCTCCTCCTGGACCAGCGCCTCGCCGCCGGGGTGGGCAACATCTACGCCGACGAGGCCCTCTTCCGCGCCCGCCTAAGCCCCTTCCGCCCCGCCCGAAGCCTCACCGAGGAGGAGGCGCGGCGCCTCTACTGGGCCCTGCGCGAGGTGCTGGCGGAGGCCGTGGAACTCGGGGGAAGCACCCTCTCGGACCAAAGCTACCGCCAGCCCGACGGCCTCCCCGGGGGCTTCCAGACGCGCCACGCCGTCTACGGCCGGGAGGGCCTCCCCTGCCCGGCCTGCGGGCGCCCGGTGGAGCGGCGGGTGGTGGCCGGGCGGGGCACCCACTTCTGCCCCACCTGCCAGGGGGAAGGCCCCTAG
- a CDS encoding ABC transporter permease: MGAAALVLAFLAFALFYPLGRVLVLGVGEGFGRALANPYYWERYLFSLEYGLGSALLTLALALPLAFLFRWRFPGRAGFLALSTLPFVLPTPVVALGFLALVGPRGLLGLDLYGTRAVLYWAALFYNLGLALRILLPVALALERPLEAARVLGASPFRAFLRVGLPLLLPALASAGLLVFLYAFSAFGVPLLLGGPRYATLEVEIYTLLAYRLAFPEASALMLLQVATLAGVALLYLRLQGAALPPPVPPRPLPRGRGWALALGMGVFFLGVYAPLLALALRLEPLALASAWASEDFTPLPLALANTLRFSLGALGLALLLGVAYALAARGRLWVDLLGLLPLMVSPVAVGLGYLVAYPGLRGSLLLLLAAYALLAYPLLARALLPALRGLPPSLLQAARVLGASPFRAFLRVELPLLLPALSSGTALALAALLGEFGASLVLWRPEWTTLALAIYERLGRPGEGPFREAVALALVLALLSAGLFYLLDRGRGRFG; the protein is encoded by the coding sequence GTGGGCGCGGCCGCCCTGGTCCTCGCCTTCCTCGCCTTCGCCCTCTTCTACCCCTTAGGCCGGGTCCTGGTCCTGGGGGTGGGGGAGGGGTTCGGCCGCGCCCTGGCCAACCCCTACTACTGGGAGCGCTACCTTTTCAGCCTGGAATACGGCCTCGGCTCCGCCCTCCTCACCCTGGCCCTAGCCCTACCCCTCGCCTTCCTCTTCCGCTGGCGCTTCCCCGGTAGGGCGGGCTTCCTCGCCCTTTCCACCCTGCCCTTCGTCCTGCCCACCCCGGTGGTGGCCTTGGGGTTTCTGGCCCTGGTGGGGCCTCGAGGGCTTCTGGGCCTGGACCTCTACGGCACCCGGGCCGTCCTCTACTGGGCCGCCCTTTTCTACAACCTGGGCCTCGCCCTGCGCATCCTCCTCCCGGTGGCCCTGGCGCTGGAAAGGCCCCTGGAGGCGGCCCGGGTCCTGGGGGCGAGCCCTTTCCGGGCCTTCCTTCGGGTGGGGCTTCCCCTCCTCCTCCCCGCTTTGGCCTCCGCGGGCCTCCTCGTCTTCCTCTACGCTTTCTCCGCCTTCGGGGTGCCCCTGCTCCTCGGAGGGCCCCGGTACGCCACCTTGGAGGTGGAGATTTACACCCTTCTCGCCTACCGCCTGGCCTTCCCCGAGGCCAGCGCCCTCATGCTCCTCCAGGTGGCCACCTTAGCCGGGGTGGCCCTCCTCTACCTCCGCCTCCAGGGGGCGGCCCTCCCGCCCCCCGTTCCGCCCCGCCCCCTCCCGCGGGGGCGGGGGTGGGCCCTGGCCCTGGGGATGGGGGTCTTCTTCCTCGGGGTTTACGCCCCCCTCCTCGCCCTGGCCTTGCGCCTGGAGCCCCTGGCCTTGGCCTCCGCCTGGGCCTCGGAGGACTTCACCCCTTTGCCCCTGGCCCTGGCCAACACCCTCCGCTTCAGCCTGGGGGCCTTGGGCCTGGCCCTCCTTTTGGGGGTGGCCTACGCCCTCGCCGCCCGGGGGAGGCTCTGGGTGGACCTTTTGGGCCTCCTGCCCCTCATGGTGAGCCCGGTGGCCGTGGGCCTCGGGTACCTCGTGGCCTACCCCGGCCTCCGGGGCTCCCTCCTCCTCCTCCTCGCCGCCTACGCCCTCCTCGCCTACCCCCTCCTCGCCCGGGCCCTCCTCCCCGCCCTCCGGGGCCTCCCCCCGAGCCTCCTCCAGGCGGCCCGGGTCCTGGGGGCGAGCCCTTTCCGGGCCTTCCTTCGGGTGGAGCTTCCCCTCCTCCTCCCCGCCCTCTCCTCGGGGACGGCGTTGGCCCTGGCGGCCCTTTTGGGGGAGTTCGGGGCGAGCCTCGTCCTCTGGCGGCCCGAGTGGACCACCCTGGCCCTGGCCATCTACGAGCGGCTGGGCCGCCCCGGGGAGGGCCCTTTCCGGGAGGCGGTGGCCCTGGCCCTGGTCCTCGCCCTCCTCTCCGCCGGGCTCTTCTACCTTCTGGACCGGGGCCGGGGGCGGTTCGGCTAG
- a CDS encoding thiamine ABC transporter substrate-binding protein — protein sequence MRKVLAALAFLTLGLAQELVVLTHSSFSLDKALIARFQEETGIRLRFLKGGDAGETLNKAILSKGAPIADVLYGFDNTFLSRALEADILLPYVSPEIRNLRSELLLDPSFRAIPVDYGFVSLNYDRAYFRGKALPQRPEDLARPEYARLLVVENPATSSPGLAFLMATVARFGEDGYLDFWARLRDGGVRVAKGWSEAYYTHFTLHGGDRPLVVSYTTSPAAEVYYSEGKYKEPPSGNLFPELAFFQVEFVGILKGTKNLEAARRFVDWLLSRPVQENIPTEMWVYPARRDARLPEVFRFTPPPAGAVRLDPARMAANRERWIEEWTRVVLQGQDPEAVRAGRR from the coding sequence ATGCGGAAAGTCCTGGCGGCTTTGGCGTTCCTGACCCTGGGCTTGGCCCAGGAGCTCGTGGTCCTCACCCACTCCAGCTTCTCCCTGGACAAGGCCCTCATCGCCCGGTTCCAGGAGGAGACGGGGATCCGGCTCCGCTTCCTCAAGGGAGGCGACGCGGGGGAGACCCTGAATAAGGCCATCCTCTCCAAGGGGGCCCCCATCGCCGACGTCCTCTACGGTTTTGACAACACCTTCCTCTCCCGGGCCCTCGAGGCGGACATCCTCCTCCCCTACGTGAGCCCGGAGATCCGGAACCTCCGCTCCGAACTCCTTCTGGACCCCAGCTTCCGGGCCATTCCCGTGGACTACGGCTTCGTCAGCCTCAACTACGACCGGGCCTACTTCCGGGGCAAGGCCCTGCCGCAAAGGCCGGAGGACCTCGCCCGCCCGGAGTACGCCCGCCTGCTCGTGGTGGAGAACCCCGCCACCAGCTCCCCCGGCCTCGCCTTCCTGATGGCCACGGTGGCCCGCTTCGGGGAGGACGGGTACCTGGACTTCTGGGCCAGGCTCCGCGACGGGGGCGTCCGGGTGGCCAAAGGCTGGAGCGAGGCCTACTACACCCACTTCACCCTCCACGGCGGGGACCGGCCCCTGGTGGTCTCCTACACCACGAGCCCCGCCGCCGAGGTCTACTACTCCGAGGGCAAGTACAAGGAGCCGCCCAGCGGGAACCTCTTCCCGGAGCTCGCCTTCTTCCAGGTGGAGTTCGTGGGCATCCTCAAGGGGACCAAGAACCTGGAGGCCGCCCGCCGCTTCGTGGACTGGCTCCTCTCCCGCCCCGTGCAGGAGAACATTCCCACGGAGATGTGGGTCTACCCCGCCAGGCGGGACGCCCGCCTGCCCGAGGTCTTCCGCTTCACCCCGCCTCCCGCCGGGGCCGTGCGTCTGGACCCGGCCCGCATGGCGGCGAACCGGGAGCGGTGGATTGAGGAGTGGACCCGGGTGGTCCTCCAAGGCCAGGACCCCGAGGCGGTGCGGGCCGGGCGGCGGTGA
- a CDS encoding alpha/beta fold hydrolase: protein MREEIGYVPVGEAELYVEDVGPVEGPALLVLHGGPGGNAYVLREGLQDYLEGFRVVYFDQRGSGRSLELPQDPRLFTVDALVEDTLLLAEALGMERFGLLAHGFGAVVALEVLRRFPQAEGAILLAPWVNFPWLAARLAEAAGLVPLPDPEENLKEALKREEPKALFDRLMFPTPRGRMAYEWLAEGAGILGADAPGLAFLRNGLWRLDYTPYLTPERRPLYVLVGERDGTSYPYAEEVASRLRAPIRVLPEAGHYPWIDAPEAFEEAFKEALAALVPALRGPLVD from the coding sequence ATGCGGGAAGAGATCGGGTACGTCCCCGTAGGGGAGGCGGAGCTTTACGTGGAGGACGTGGGTCCCGTGGAGGGGCCCGCCCTCCTCGTCCTCCACGGCGGTCCCGGGGGGAACGCCTACGTCCTGCGGGAAGGCCTCCAGGACTACCTGGAGGGCTTCCGCGTGGTCTACTTTGACCAGCGGGGCTCGGGGCGGAGCCTGGAGCTTCCCCAAGACCCCAGGCTCTTCACCGTGGACGCGTTGGTGGAGGACACCCTCCTCCTCGCCGAGGCCCTGGGGATGGAGCGGTTCGGCCTCCTCGCCCACGGCTTCGGGGCGGTGGTGGCCCTGGAGGTGCTCAGGCGCTTTCCCCAGGCGGAAGGGGCCATCCTTCTCGCCCCCTGGGTCAACTTCCCTTGGCTCGCCGCCCGCCTGGCGGAGGCGGCGGGGCTTGTCCCCCTCCCCGACCCGGAGGAGAACCTTAAAGAGGCCCTCAAGCGGGAGGAGCCCAAGGCCCTCTTTGACCGCCTCATGTTCCCCACCCCCCGGGGGCGGATGGCCTACGAGTGGCTCGCCGAGGGGGCGGGGATTTTGGGCGCGGACGCGCCCGGCCTCGCCTTCCTGCGCAACGGGCTGTGGCGCCTGGACTACACCCCCTACCTCACCCCGGAGCGCCGCCCCCTCTACGTCCTCGTGGGGGAGCGGGACGGGACGAGCTACCCCTACGCCGAGGAGGTGGCCTCGAGGCTCCGCGCCCCCATCCGGGTCCTCCCGGAGGCGGGCCACTACCCCTGGATTGACGCGCCCGAGGCTTTTGAAGAGGCCTTCAAGGAGGCCCTCGCCGCCTTGGTCCCCGCCCTCCGCGGGCCTCTGGTAGACTGA
- a CDS encoding fuculose-1-phosphate aldolase, giving the protein MRARLYAAFRQVGEDLFAQGLISATAGNFSVRTKGGFLITKSGVQKARLTPEDLLEVPLEGPIPEGASVESVVHREVYRRTGARALVHAHPRVAVALSFHLPCLRPLDLEGQHYLKEVPVLTPKTVSATEEAALSVAEALREHRACLLKGHGAFAVGLKEAPEEALLEAYGLMTTLEESAQILLYHRLWQGAGPALGGGG; this is encoded by the coding sequence GTGCGCGCCCGGTTGTACGCCGCGTTCCGTCAGGTGGGCGAGGACCTCTTCGCCCAGGGCCTCATCTCCGCCACGGCCGGGAACTTCTCCGTGCGCACCAAGGGGGGGTTCCTCATCACCAAAAGCGGGGTGCAGAAGGCGAGGCTCACCCCGGAGGACCTCCTGGAGGTGCCCTTGGAAGGGCCCATCCCCGAAGGGGCGAGCGTGGAGAGCGTGGTCCACCGGGAGGTCTACCGCAGGACCGGGGCCCGGGCCCTGGTCCACGCCCACCCTCGGGTGGCCGTGGCCCTCTCTTTCCACCTCCCCTGCCTCAGGCCTTTGGACCTCGAGGGCCAGCACTACCTGAAGGAGGTCCCGGTCCTCACCCCCAAGACGGTCTCCGCCACGGAGGAGGCGGCCTTGAGCGTGGCCGAGGCCTTGCGGGAGCACCGGGCCTGCCTCCTTAAGGGGCACGGGGCCTTCGCCGTGGGCCTGAAGGAGGCCCCGGAGGAGGCCCTCCTCGAGGCCTACGGCCTCATGACCACCCTGGAGGAGAGCGCCCAGATCCTCCTCTACCACCGCCTTTGGCAGGGGGCGGGGCCCGCCTTGGGGGGTGGGGGATGA
- the rpoC gene encoding DNA-directed RNA polymerase subunit beta' has translation MKKEVRKVRIALASPEKIRSWSYGEVEKPETINYRTLKPERDGLFDERIFGPIKDYECACGKYKRQRFEGKVCERCGVEVTKSIVRRYRMGHIELATPAAHIWFVKDVPSKIGTLLDLSATELEQVLYFSKYIVLDPKGAILNGVPVEKRQLLTDEEYRELRYGKQETYPLPPGVDALVKDGEEVVKGQELAPGVVSRLDGVALYRFPRRVRVEYVKKERAGLRLPLAAWVEKEAYKPGEVLAELPEPYLFRAEEEGVVELKELEEGALLVLRQEDEPVATYFLPVGMTPLVVHGEIVEKGQPLAEAKGLLRMPRQVRAAQVEAEEEGETVYLTLFLEWTEPKDYRVQPHMNVVVPEGARVEAGDKIVAAIDPEEEVIAEAEGVVHLHEPASILVVKARVYPFEDDVEVSTGDRVAPGDVLADGGKVKSDVYGRVEVDLVRNVVRVVESYDIDARMGAEAIQQLLKELDLEALEKELLEEMKHPSRARRAKARKRLEVVRAFLDSGNRPEWMILEAVPVLPPDLRPMVQVDGGRFATSDLNDLYRRLINRNNRLKKLLAQGAPEIIIRNEKRMLQEAVDALLDNGRRGAPVTNPGSDRPLRSLTDILSGKQGRFRQNLLGKRVDYSGRSVIVVGPQLKLHQCGLPKRMALELFKPFLLKKMEEKGIAPNVKAARRMLERQRDIKDEVWDALEEVIHGKVVLLNRAPTLHRLGIQAFQPVLVEGQSIQLHPLVCEAFNADFDGDQMAVHVPLSSFAQAEARIQMLSAHNLLSPASGEPLAKPSRDIILGLYYITQVRKEKKGAGLEFATPEEALAAYERGEVALNAPIKVAGRETSVGRLKYVFANPDEALLAVAHGIVDLQDVVTVRYMGKRLETSPGRILFARIVAEAVEDEKVAWELIQLDVPQEKNSLKDLVYQAFLRLGIEKTARLLDALKYYGFTFSTTSGITIGIDDAVIPEEKKQYLEEADRKLLQIEQAYEMGFLTDRERYDQILQLWTETTEKVTQAVFKNFEENYPFNPLYVMAQSGARGNPQQIRQLCGMRGLMQKPSGETFEVPVRSSFREGLTVLEYFISSHGARKGGADTALRTADSGYLTRKLVDVTHEIVVREADCGTTNYISVPLFQPDEVTRSLRLRKRADIEAGLYGRVLAREVEVLGVRLEEGRYLSMDDVHLLIKAAEAGEIQEVPVRSPLTCQTRYGVCQKCYGYDLSMARPVSIGEAVGIVAAQSIGEPGTQLTMRTFHTGGVAGAADITQGLPRVIELFEARRPKAKAVISEIDGVVRIEETEEKLSVFVESEGFSKEYKLPKEARLLVKDGDYVEADQPLTRGAIDPHQLLEAKGPEAVERYLVEEIQKVYRAQGVKLHDKHIEIVVRQMMKYVEVTDPGDSRLLEGQVLEKWDVEALNERLIAEGKTPVAWKPLLMGVTKSALSTKSWLSAASFQNTTHVLTEAAIAGKKDELIGLKENVILGRLIPAGTGSDFVRFTQVVDQKTLKAIEEARKEAVEAKERPAARRGVRREQPGKQV, from the coding sequence ATGAAAAAAGAGGTTCGTAAGGTCCGCATCGCTTTGGCCTCCCCGGAGAAGATCCGCTCCTGGAGCTACGGGGAGGTGGAGAAGCCCGAGACCATCAACTACCGCACCCTCAAGCCCGAGCGGGATGGCCTCTTTGACGAGCGCATCTTCGGTCCCATCAAGGACTACGAGTGCGCCTGCGGCAAGTACAAGCGCCAGCGCTTTGAGGGCAAGGTGTGCGAGCGGTGCGGCGTGGAGGTGACGAAGAGCATCGTCCGCCGCTACCGCATGGGGCACATTGAGCTCGCCACCCCCGCCGCCCACATCTGGTTCGTCAAGGACGTCCCCTCCAAGATCGGGACCCTCCTGGACCTCTCCGCCACCGAGCTGGAGCAGGTCCTCTACTTCAGCAAGTACATCGTCTTGGACCCCAAGGGGGCCATCCTGAACGGGGTCCCGGTGGAGAAGCGCCAGCTCCTCACCGACGAGGAGTACCGGGAGCTCCGCTACGGCAAGCAGGAGACCTACCCCCTGCCCCCTGGGGTGGACGCCCTGGTGAAGGACGGAGAGGAGGTGGTGAAGGGCCAGGAGCTCGCCCCCGGGGTGGTGAGCCGCCTGGACGGCGTGGCCCTCTACCGCTTCCCCCGCCGCGTCCGGGTGGAGTACGTGAAGAAGGAGCGGGCCGGGCTCAGGCTTCCCCTCGCCGCCTGGGTGGAGAAGGAGGCCTATAAGCCCGGCGAGGTCCTCGCCGAGCTCCCCGAGCCCTACCTCTTCCGGGCCGAGGAGGAGGGCGTGGTGGAGCTTAAGGAGCTGGAGGAGGGGGCTTTGCTCGTCCTCCGCCAGGAGGACGAGCCCGTGGCCACCTACTTCCTCCCCGTGGGCATGACGCCCCTTGTGGTCCACGGGGAGATCGTGGAGAAGGGCCAGCCCCTGGCCGAGGCCAAGGGCCTTCTCCGCATGCCCCGCCAGGTCCGGGCCGCCCAGGTGGAGGCGGAGGAAGAGGGGGAGACGGTCTACCTCACCCTCTTCCTGGAGTGGACGGAGCCCAAGGACTACCGCGTCCAGCCCCACATGAACGTGGTGGTGCCCGAGGGGGCCCGGGTGGAGGCGGGGGACAAGATCGTGGCCGCCATTGACCCGGAGGAGGAGGTCATCGCCGAGGCCGAGGGGGTGGTCCACCTCCACGAGCCCGCCAGCATCCTTGTGGTCAAGGCCCGGGTCTACCCCTTTGAGGACGATGTGGAGGTCTCCACCGGGGACCGGGTGGCCCCGGGGGACGTCCTCGCCGACGGGGGCAAGGTCAAAAGCGACGTCTACGGCCGGGTGGAGGTGGACCTGGTCCGCAACGTGGTCCGGGTGGTGGAGTCCTACGACATTGATGCCCGCATGGGGGCCGAGGCCATCCAGCAGCTCCTCAAGGAGCTGGACCTCGAGGCCCTGGAGAAGGAGCTTCTGGAGGAGATGAAGCACCCCTCCCGGGCCCGCAGGGCCAAGGCCCGGAAGCGCCTGGAGGTGGTGCGGGCCTTCCTGGACTCGGGGAACCGCCCGGAGTGGATGATCCTCGAGGCCGTCCCCGTCCTTCCCCCCGACCTCCGGCCCATGGTCCAGGTGGACGGCGGCCGCTTCGCCACGAGCGACCTCAACGACCTCTACCGCCGCCTCATCAACCGCAACAACCGGCTGAAGAAGCTCTTGGCCCAGGGGGCCCCCGAGATCATCATCCGCAACGAGAAGCGGATGCTCCAGGAGGCGGTGGACGCCCTCCTGGACAACGGCCGCCGCGGCGCTCCCGTGACCAACCCCGGTTCCGACCGGCCCCTCCGGAGCCTCACCGACATCCTCTCCGGCAAGCAGGGCCGCTTCCGCCAGAACCTCTTGGGCAAACGGGTGGACTACTCGGGCCGAAGCGTGATCGTGGTGGGGCCCCAGCTCAAACTCCACCAGTGCGGCCTGCCCAAGCGGATGGCCCTGGAGCTCTTCAAGCCCTTCCTCCTCAAGAAGATGGAGGAGAAGGGCATTGCCCCCAACGTCAAGGCGGCGAGGCGCATGCTGGAGCGCCAGCGGGACATCAAGGACGAGGTGTGGGACGCCTTGGAGGAGGTGATCCACGGCAAGGTGGTCCTCCTAAACCGCGCCCCCACCCTGCACCGCTTGGGCATCCAGGCCTTCCAGCCCGTCTTGGTGGAGGGGCAGTCCATCCAGCTCCACCCCCTGGTCTGCGAGGCCTTCAACGCCGACTTTGACGGGGACCAGATGGCCGTCCACGTCCCCCTCTCCTCCTTCGCCCAGGCCGAGGCCCGGATCCAGATGCTCTCCGCCCACAACCTCCTCTCCCCGGCCTCCGGGGAGCCCCTGGCCAAGCCCAGCCGGGACATCATCCTGGGCCTCTACTACATCACCCAGGTGCGCAAGGAGAAGAAGGGGGCGGGCCTGGAGTTCGCCACCCCCGAGGAGGCCCTGGCCGCCTACGAGCGGGGGGAGGTGGCCCTGAACGCCCCCATCAAGGTGGCGGGCAGGGAGACCAGCGTGGGCCGGCTCAAGTACGTCTTCGCCAACCCCGACGAGGCCCTCCTCGCCGTGGCCCACGGCATCGTGGACCTGCAGGACGTGGTCACCGTCCGCTACATGGGCAAGCGGCTGGAGACGAGCCCGGGCCGCATCCTCTTCGCCCGCATCGTGGCCGAGGCGGTGGAGGACGAAAAGGTAGCCTGGGAGCTCATCCAGCTGGACGTGCCCCAGGAGAAGAACTCCCTCAAGGACCTGGTCTACCAGGCCTTCCTCCGCCTGGGGATTGAGAAGACCGCCAGGCTCCTGGACGCCCTCAAGTACTACGGCTTCACCTTCTCCACCACGAGCGGCATCACCATCGGCATTGACGACGCCGTGATCCCGGAGGAGAAGAAGCAGTACCTGGAGGAGGCCGACCGCAAGCTCCTCCAGATTGAGCAGGCCTACGAGATGGGCTTCCTCACCGACCGGGAGCGGTACGACCAGATCCTCCAGCTCTGGACCGAGACCACGGAGAAGGTCACCCAGGCGGTCTTCAAGAACTTTGAGGAGAACTACCCCTTCAACCCCCTCTACGTCATGGCCCAGTCTGGGGCCCGGGGCAACCCGCAGCAGATCCGCCAGCTCTGCGGGATGCGCGGCCTCATGCAGAAGCCCTCGGGCGAGACCTTTGAGGTGCCGGTGCGCTCCTCCTTCCGCGAGGGCCTCACCGTCTTGGAGTACTTCATCTCCAGCCACGGGGCCCGTAAGGGCGGGGCGGACACCGCCCTCCGCACCGCCGACTCCGGCTACCTCACCCGCAAGCTCGTGGACGTGACCCACGAGATCGTGGTGCGGGAGGCAGACTGCGGCACCACCAACTACATCTCCGTCCCCCTCTTCCAGCCCGACGAGGTGACCCGCTCCTTGCGCCTGAGGAAGCGTGCGGACATTGAAGCGGGCCTCTACGGGCGCGTCCTGGCCCGGGAGGTGGAGGTCCTGGGGGTGCGCCTCGAGGAGGGCCGCTACCTCTCCATGGACGACGTCCACCTCCTCATCAAGGCCGCCGAGGCCGGGGAGATCCAGGAGGTGCCCGTCCGCAGCCCCCTCACCTGCCAGACCCGCTACGGGGTCTGCCAGAAGTGCTACGGGTACGACCTCTCCATGGCCCGGCCCGTCTCCATCGGCGAGGCGGTGGGCATCGTGGCCGCCCAGTCCATCGGCGAGCCCGGCACCCAGCTCACCATGCGCACCTTCCACACGGGCGGCGTGGCCGGGGCCGCGGACATCACCCAGGGTCTGCCCCGCGTCATTGAGCTCTTTGAGGCCCGGCGCCCCAAGGCCAAGGCGGTGATCTCTGAGATTGACGGCGTGGTGCGCATTGAGGAGACGGAGGAGAAGCTTTCCGTCTTCGTGGAGTCCGAGGGCTTCTCCAAGGAGTACAAGCTCCCCAAGGAGGCGCGCCTTCTCGTCAAGGACGGGGACTACGTGGAGGCGGACCAGCCCCTTACCCGCGGGGCCATCGACCCCCACCAGCTTTTGGAGGCCAAGGGCCCCGAGGCGGTGGAGCGCTACCTGGTGGAGGAGATCCAGAAGGTCTACCGGGCCCAGGGCGTGAAGCTGCACGACAAGCACATTGAGATCGTGGTCCGGCAGATGATGAAGTACGTGGAGGTCACCGATCCTGGGGATAGCCGCCTCCTCGAGGGCCAGGTCCTGGAGAAGTGGGACGTGGAGGCCCTGAACGAGAGGCTCATCGCCGAGGGCAAGACCCCGGTGGCCTGGAAGCCCCTCCTCATGGGGGTCACGAAGAGCGCCCTCTCCACCAAGAGCTGGCTCTCCGCCGCGAGCTTCCAGAACACCACCCACGTCCTCACCGAGGCGGCCATCGCCGGGAAGAAGGACGAGCTCATCGGCCTCAAGGAGAACGTCATCCTGGGCCGCCTGATCCCGGCGGGCACGGGTTCGGACTTCGTCCGCTTCACCCAGGTGGTGGACCAGAAGACCCTGAAGGCCATTGAGGAGGCCCGCAAGGAGGCGGTGGAGGCCAAGGAGCGGCCCGCCGCCCGGCGCGGGGTCAGGCGGGAGCAGCCCGGCAAGCAGGTCTGA